Proteins from a genomic interval of Physeter macrocephalus isolate SW-GA chromosome 21, ASM283717v5, whole genome shotgun sequence:
- the AWAT2 gene encoding LOW QUALITY PROTEIN: acyl-CoA wax alcohol acyltransferase 2 (The sequence of the model RefSeq protein was modified relative to this genomic sequence to represent the inferred CDS: substituted 1 base at 1 genomic stop codon), with product MLLPSKKDLKTSLEVFALFQWALSALVIGSTVILVNLYLVVFTPYWPVTVLLLTWLAFDWKTPERGGCRFTXVRHWCLWKQYCDYFPLQLLKTHDLSPSLNCVLTCHPHGLMSHSCFGHFATEKSGFSKVFPGITPYILTLGAFFWVPFLREYVMSTGACSVSQSSMDFLLTRRGTGNMLIMVVSGLTECRYSLPGSTTLVLKNCTGFVRTALWHGVALIPAYAFGETELYNQQIFTPGGFVNHFQKWFQSMVHIYPCAFYGHGFIENSWGLLPYAWPVTTIVGKALPLPKIENPSKETVVKYHVVYIDALHKLFGQHKTKFGFSETQEVVLT from the exons gaagcactGTGATCCTTGTCAACCTCTACCTGGTAGTGTTCACGCCATACTGGCCGGTCACTGTCCTATTGCTCACCTGGCTGGCTTTTGACTGGAAGACCCCTGAGCGAG GTGGCTGCCGGTTTACCTGAGTAAGGCACTGGTGCCTGTGGAAACAGTACTGTGATTACTTCCCACTCCAG CTTTTGAAGACTCACGATCTCTCCCCCAGCCTCAACTGCGTCCTCACCTGCCATCCTCATGGGCTCATGTCCCACTCATGCTTTGGCCACTTTGCCACAGAGAAGTCAGGCTTCTCCAAGGTCTTTCCTGGCATCACTCCTTATATCCTCACACTGGGGGCCTTTTTCTGGGTGCCTTTCCTCAGAGAATATGTCATGTCTACAG GGGCCTGCTCTGTGAGCCAGTCCTCCATGGACTTCCTGCTTACCCGTAGAGGCACAGGCAACATGCTGATCATGGTGGTCAGTGGCCTGACTGAGTGCAGATACAGCCTGCCAGGATCTACCACCTTGGTCTTGAAGAACTGCACGGGCTTTGTACGCACGGCCCTTTGGCATGG GGTGGCTCTAATCCCTGCCTACGCCTTTGGGGAGACAGAACTCTACAATCAGCAGATTTTCACTCCCGGGGGCTTCGTTAATCACTTCCAAAAGTGGTTCCAGAGTATGGTACACATCTACCCTTGTGCTTTCTATGGGCATGGCTTTATTGAGAACTCCTGGGGCCTTCTGCCCTATGCTTGGCCTGTAACCACCATTG TTGGGAAGGCTCTACCACTGCCCAAGATTGAGAACCCGAGCAAGGAGACGGTGGTAAAATACCACGTGGTCTATATCGATGCCCTGCACAAACTGTTTGGCCAGCACAAGACCAAGTTTGGCTTCTCAGAGACCCAGGAGGTGGTGCTAACTTGA